In a single window of the Melioribacteraceae bacterium genome:
- a CDS encoding sodium:solute symporter family protein, which yields MVYLNNLDILIIILFFLVLITIGFLASKNGEHDRESFLLNNRKVGLILFVITNVSTWYGGILGVGEFTYRYGILSWITQGLPYYLFAILFAYLFAEKIRNSVLITIPEKIEEVYGKKTAAVSSLLIFFLVQPAPYIYMVASLFSLILDISLLASLIISAFFSSIYLLKGGFKADLYTDVFQFVIMFIGFILIVIVAASVLGGYSYLETNLPIGHLSIPDSITPHYIIVWFIIASWTFADPGFHQRCYAAKSAKTAKYGIIISIIFWAFFDFLTTTTGLYAKAYLPNLTTPVMAFPIFADKLLMPGLKGLFFIAMFATILSTSNSFTFLSATTFGNDLMKYIFPNVNEFKKLWFVKVGLILTMLISVVIAYFYNSVIEIWYSIGSVCIPGLILLIISAYYKKFKISNKIAFYQIIIATLVSFIWLISKSTLIPEQFLFIEPMIAGLSIGIIIHLWGIIKLRNDS from the coding sequence ATGGTTTATTTAAATAATTTAGATATTCTAATAATTATACTCTTTTTTTTAGTTCTCATCACGATAGGATTTTTAGCATCAAAAAATGGGGAGCATGACAGAGAAAGCTTCCTGCTTAATAACCGCAAAGTCGGTCTCATTCTCTTTGTGATAACAAATGTATCTACTTGGTATGGAGGTATTTTAGGGGTAGGGGAATTCACATACCGATACGGAATTTTAAGTTGGATAACACAAGGATTACCTTACTATCTATTTGCTATTCTTTTTGCTTATCTCTTCGCTGAAAAAATTAGAAATTCAGTTTTGATAACCATTCCAGAAAAGATAGAAGAAGTCTATGGAAAAAAAACTGCAGCAGTTTCATCATTATTAATATTTTTTTTAGTTCAACCTGCGCCATATATATATATGGTGGCTTCTTTATTTTCGCTGATACTGGATATAAGTCTTCTGGCTTCTTTGATAATAAGTGCTTTCTTTTCTTCGATATATTTACTCAAAGGTGGTTTTAAAGCTGATCTTTATACCGATGTATTTCAATTTGTTATAATGTTTATAGGATTTATTCTAATTGTAATTGTAGCCGCATCAGTTTTAGGAGGCTACAGTTATCTTGAAACTAATTTGCCTATTGGTCATTTATCGATACCTGATTCAATAACACCACATTATATAATTGTGTGGTTCATAATTGCATCGTGGACTTTCGCCGATCCCGGATTTCATCAGCGTTGCTATGCCGCGAAGAGCGCTAAAACCGCGAAATATGGAATTATTATTTCTATAATATTCTGGGCATTTTTTGATTTTTTAACGACAACAACGGGATTATACGCAAAAGCCTACTTACCAAATCTAACGACGCCAGTCATGGCTTTCCCAATTTTTGCGGATAAATTATTGATGCCAGGATTAAAAGGACTTTTTTTTATAGCTATGTTTGCTACAATTTTATCAACTTCAAATAGTTTTACATTTTTGAGCGCCACAACTTTTGGTAATGATTTGATGAAATATATATTCCCAAATGTAAATGAATTCAAAAAACTATGGTTTGTTAAAGTAGGATTAATATTAACAATGCTAATCTCTGTTGTAATCGCATATTTTTATAATTCGGTTATTGAGATTTGGTATTCAATTGGAAGTGTTTGTATCCCCGGGTTAATTTTGCTGATTATAAGTGCTTATTACAAGAAATTTAAAATTTCAAACAAAATTGCGTTTTACCAAATTATAATTGCTACACTTGTTTCTTTTATTTGGTTAATTAGTAAAAGCACTCTAATACCGGAGCAGTTTTTATTCATTGAACCAATGATTGCAGGATTATCTATTGGTATAATAATTCATCTCTGGGGTATAATTAAGTTGAGGAATGATTCTTAA
- a CDS encoding thiamine diphosphokinase, with amino-acid sequence MKKRCLILGNGDSPLRGNLNYLLKNGFSTLICADGGANIAYELGLTPNYIVGDFDSVSTKVMEHFRKKSKIIHLSRQNDTDIEKCIKLAIKLKHEEALLLGATGNRIDHSFCNIGILIKYHDKINIKLLHHNSIMETAQNNIILDTVSNEIISIYGILPRTKISSTGLKYPLLKSNLPFGEKESTSNVAVSNKVELRIENGSVLVVRDFKKMRKYGLFK; translated from the coding sequence ATGAAAAAGAGATGCTTGATATTAGGAAATGGGGATAGTCCACTGAGAGGTAATCTGAACTATTTATTAAAAAATGGCTTTTCTACATTAATTTGTGCCGATGGTGGAGCAAATATTGCTTATGAGTTGGGACTGACTCCCAATTATATAGTAGGAGATTTTGATTCGGTCTCAACAAAAGTGATGGAGCATTTTCGAAAAAAAAGTAAAATAATTCATCTAAGTAGGCAGAACGATACCGATATTGAAAAGTGCATTAAATTAGCAATTAAACTAAAACATGAGGAAGCGTTATTACTTGGAGCAACTGGCAATCGTATCGATCATTCTTTTTGTAATATTGGTATTTTGATAAAATATCATGATAAGATAAATATTAAATTGCTACACCATAATTCAATTATGGAGACTGCACAGAATAATATTATATTAGATACTGTAAGTAATGAGATAATAAGTATTTATGGAATATTACCTAGAACAAAAATATCCTCTACTGGCTTGAAGTACCCACTATTAAAATCGAACCTCCCATTTGGAGAAAAGGAAAGTACCAGTAATGTCGCAGTTTCCAATAAAGTTGAGCTTAGAATAGAAAATGGATCGGTTTTAGTAGTTAGAGATTTTAAGAAAATGAGAAAGTATGGTTTATTTAAATAA
- a CDS encoding arginine decarboxylase, pyruvoyl-dependent, translating into MYVPSRIFFTKGVGRHKEYLASFELALRNAGIEICNLVSVSSIYPTGCKRITRQQGVRSLEPGQITHCVMARNATNEPNRLIAASIGVAIPSDKKMYGYLSEHHPYGETEKVAGDYAEDLAATMLATTLGIGFDAETAWNEREQVYKMSGKIVNTFNITQSAQGDKKGLWTTVIAVGIFLP; encoded by the coding sequence TTGTACGTACCGAGTAGAATTTTCTTCACAAAAGGTGTAGGTAGGCATAAAGAATACCTTGCATCTTTCGAGCTTGCGCTCAGAAATGCCGGAATTGAAATCTGTAATCTTGTTTCTGTTAGCAGTATTTATCCTACCGGATGCAAAAGAATAACCAGACAACAAGGAGTTCGAAGTTTAGAACCTGGTCAAATTACACATTGTGTAATGGCAAGAAACGCTACGAACGAACCAAACAGATTAATTGCAGCATCTATCGGTGTGGCAATACCTTCAGATAAAAAAATGTATGGCTATCTATCAGAACATCATCCTTATGGAGAGACTGAAAAAGTAGCTGGTGATTACGCTGAAGATCTAGCCGCAACTATGCTTGCTACAACATTGGGTATCGGTTTTGATGCTGAAACAGCTTGGAATGAAAGAGAGCAAGTTTATAAAATGTCAGGCAAAATTGTTAATACATTTAATATAACTCAATCAGCTCAAGGTGATAAAAAAGGTTTATGGACTACAGTAATAGCTGTAGGAATTTTTCTTCCATAA
- a CDS encoding TonB-dependent receptor translates to MKFLIILLLLFPCSFFSQSNILKGKLVDSSTNQPIPFVNIINKADLSGTASLPDGSFELQFDSTSNPSFQFSHIAFITKTYNYSEISDKGFIIKLEPRLISSQSILVQGSLAKEGISPMSYSKIKRDEIASSYSVQDIPEILGTLPSVHFYSESGNGVGYNYMSIRGFDQRRISVSINGIPQNDPEDHNVYWIDFPDLLGSTEIIQVQRGAGNGLIGYPAIGGSVNIITSSFSDKAKIELSSSYGSYNTRKYSASVSSGLIDQKYSVYAKLSKIMSSGYRDLSWSNLNSYHLSAVRFDENVTSQINIYGGIISDGLAYTGLPKFAINDKKLRRENYSYWSADNGEYTYTSIRRPEEIENFNQPHFEILNDWVINENLKFNSALFLVLGEGFFDYDGSWADTSYYRITNINGFGPIGNPGNSLIRAKVENKQWGWIPRVNITHKNGELIIGGEIREHNSIHWGSINFAENLPSGFPKDFRYYYYEGQKSIINFFVNENYFISEKVNLLAELQFSYNRYKLHNEKYLGNEFKVNHSFLNSRIGINYQYYPGLNFYIMFANTSREPRLKNYYDAAESSGGAVPQFQLTDNGKYNFNEPLVHPETMYNFEMGSSYRTKNIDFSINLYLMLFNNEIVKNGQLDRFGQPITGNMKKTIHYGLESSANFKLMNNFNFLVNASLSKDYIKEGLVYIDYYNPLTNTSEALQLNLNGNTIAGFPEANINGIIQYNYKGLNLQIINKYVSGILTDNFGENILNKYPGIVDYPDNKVDPYFVTNLFIGYTFDLSPFLKEVKAYLQINNLFDNLYAAYGIGSEFFPAAERNILGGVSINL, encoded by the coding sequence ATGAAATTCTTAATTATTCTTTTACTTTTGTTCCCCTGTTCATTTTTTTCTCAATCAAATATTTTAAAAGGAAAGCTAGTTGACTCGTCCACTAATCAGCCAATTCCTTTTGTAAATATTATTAACAAAGCCGATCTCTCCGGTACTGCTTCATTACCTGATGGCAGTTTTGAACTTCAGTTTGATTCTACGTCTAACCCTTCATTCCAATTCAGCCATATAGCATTCATTACCAAAACATATAATTACTCAGAAATTTCAGACAAAGGATTTATTATAAAATTGGAACCAAGACTGATTTCGAGTCAAAGTATTTTAGTACAAGGAAGTCTCGCAAAGGAAGGCATATCTCCCATGAGTTATTCCAAGATAAAAAGAGATGAAATTGCATCAAGTTATTCTGTTCAGGATATTCCCGAAATATTGGGTACGCTGCCATCCGTTCATTTTTATTCTGAGAGTGGAAATGGAGTTGGATATAATTATATGAGTATTCGTGGATTTGACCAGAGAAGAATTTCAGTATCTATTAATGGAATACCACAGAACGATCCCGAGGATCATAATGTTTATTGGATTGACTTCCCCGATTTGCTAGGGAGTACTGAAATAATTCAAGTGCAAAGAGGAGCGGGAAATGGATTAATAGGATATCCGGCAATTGGAGGATCGGTAAATATTATTACTTCATCTTTCTCTGATAAAGCTAAAATAGAATTATCATCATCCTATGGAAGTTATAATACAAGAAAATATTCTGCATCTGTTTCAAGTGGTTTAATTGATCAAAAATATTCTGTGTACGCTAAACTATCTAAGATTATGAGCAGCGGTTATCGAGATTTGAGCTGGAGTAATTTGAATTCGTATCACCTTAGCGCGGTACGATTTGATGAAAACGTTACTTCTCAAATAAATATATATGGTGGAATTATTTCTGATGGACTGGCCTATACAGGACTTCCAAAATTTGCAATTAATGATAAAAAACTGAGACGAGAAAATTATTCATATTGGAGCGCAGATAATGGTGAATATACATATACATCGATTAGACGACCTGAAGAGATTGAAAATTTTAATCAACCGCATTTTGAAATTTTGAACGACTGGGTAATTAACGAGAATCTAAAGTTTAATTCGGCATTATTCTTAGTATTGGGGGAAGGTTTTTTTGATTACGATGGCTCTTGGGCTGATACATCTTACTATAGAATTACAAATATTAATGGTTTTGGACCTATAGGTAATCCTGGAAATTCATTAATACGTGCTAAAGTTGAAAATAAACAATGGGGTTGGATTCCTAGAGTGAACATTACTCACAAAAATGGTGAGTTGATAATTGGAGGTGAAATTAGGGAACATAATTCTATTCATTGGGGGAGTATAAATTTTGCGGAGAATTTACCATCGGGTTTCCCAAAAGATTTCCGATACTATTATTATGAGGGGCAAAAAAGCATTATAAACTTTTTCGTAAATGAAAATTATTTTATTTCTGAAAAGGTAAATTTATTGGCAGAATTACAATTTTCATATAATCGTTATAAACTTCATAATGAAAAATATCTGGGAAATGAATTTAAAGTAAATCATTCGTTCCTTAATTCAAGAATTGGAATTAATTATCAGTATTACCCAGGTTTGAATTTTTATATTATGTTCGCAAATACGTCACGTGAACCAAGGTTAAAAAACTATTATGATGCTGCAGAATCGAGTGGAGGAGCGGTTCCTCAATTTCAGTTGACTGATAATGGAAAATATAATTTTAATGAGCCGCTTGTTCACCCGGAAACGATGTATAATTTTGAAATGGGCTCCAGTTATAGAACAAAAAATATCGACTTCTCAATTAATTTATATCTGATGCTCTTCAACAATGAAATTGTAAAAAATGGTCAGCTCGATAGGTTCGGGCAACCAATTACAGGAAATATGAAAAAAACAATCCATTATGGTCTTGAAAGCTCCGCGAATTTTAAATTAATGAATAATTTTAATTTTCTAGTAAATGCATCACTCTCTAAAGATTACATTAAAGAAGGATTGGTCTATATTGATTATTATAACCCACTTACAAACACGAGTGAAGCTCTTCAACTTAATTTGAATGGCAATACCATAGCTGGCTTTCCTGAAGCCAATATTAATGGTATTATCCAGTATAATTATAAAGGATTAAACCTGCAGATAATTAATAAATATGTCTCTGGTATTTTAACCGATAATTTCGGGGAAAATATATTAAACAAATATCCTGGAATTGTGGATTATCCGGATAATAAGGTGGATCCTTATTTTGTTACAAATTTATTTATAGGTTACACTTTTGATTTGTCTCCTTTTCTGAAGGAGGTAAAGGCGTATTTACAAATCAATAATTTATTTGATAATTTATATGCGGCCTACGGAATCGGATCTGAGTTTTTCCCTGCCGCTGAGAGGAATATTTTAGGAGGTGTATCGATTAACTTATGA
- a CDS encoding class I SAM-dependent methyltransferase, whose product MPEKHYYEQINYTTSYFLPYLYTYISNFDGKEILEIGCAEGGLLKVLSEKGANVTGIEISKPRVDLALEKNPSLNIILGDITATDLPHKLNKKFDLIVMREVIEHIHKKDETFRNISILLKKDGFLFISFPPKWSPFAGHQQIAKNFLRYIPYLHLLPKNLLYSIAKVVGESREYVDEIKLHFSTGCTINTFEILSRKYQLTPIIKEFFLFRPVYLQRFGLPKLKLPNIPLIREMITLGCESLLKKTF is encoded by the coding sequence ATGCCAGAAAAACATTATTACGAACAAATAAATTATACCACGAGCTATTTCCTCCCTTATCTATACACCTATATTTCAAATTTTGATGGTAAAGAAATTCTCGAGATTGGATGCGCGGAAGGTGGGTTGCTAAAAGTTCTTTCCGAGAAGGGAGCAAATGTAACTGGTATTGAAATCAGTAAACCTCGCGTTGATCTTGCACTGGAGAAAAATCCCAGCCTGAATATAATTTTGGGAGATATAACAGCGACCGATTTACCCCACAAGTTGAATAAAAAGTTTGACCTTATTGTAATGAGAGAGGTTATTGAACATATTCATAAAAAGGATGAAACCTTCAGAAATATAAGTATATTACTCAAAAAGGATGGATTCTTATTTATTAGTTTTCCTCCAAAATGGTCGCCATTTGCGGGACATCAACAAATTGCGAAAAATTTTTTAAGATACATTCCATATTTACATCTTCTTCCTAAAAATCTCTTGTACTCTATTGCTAAAGTAGTTGGAGAGAGTAGGGAATATGTTGATGAAATTAAGCTTCATTTTTCAACCGGATGCACAATAAATACTTTTGAGATTCTCTCAAGAAAATATCAACTGACACCTATCATAAAAGAATTCTTTTTATTCCGTCCTGTTTATCTTCAGCGGTTTGGTTTGCCAAAATTAAAATTGCCCAATATTCCACTTATCAGAGAAATGATAACGCTTGGCTGTGAATCACTACTAAAAAAAACTTTTTAA
- the smpB gene encoding SsrA-binding protein SmpB, with protein MTEPNTEKNITVNRKAQHDFFIQQRFEAGIVLVGTEVKSLRQNKCNLVDSFAIIENDGVWLLNANISTYDQGSINNHDPVRKRRLLLNKNEIRKLNKAVTEKGFTLIPLRLYFKNGLVKVELAVAMGKKSYDKREAIAKRDLSREMLRKFK; from the coding sequence ATGACTGAACCAAACACAGAAAAAAATATTACGGTTAACCGTAAAGCTCAGCATGATTTTTTTATTCAGCAGAGATTTGAAGCCGGGATTGTTCTTGTAGGAACCGAAGTAAAATCACTGAGACAGAATAAGTGTAATCTTGTAGATAGTTTTGCAATAATTGAGAATGACGGCGTTTGGCTATTGAATGCGAATATTTCAACCTACGACCAGGGAAGCATTAATAATCACGATCCGGTTAGAAAAAGAAGATTACTTTTAAACAAAAACGAAATTAGAAAACTAAACAAAGCTGTTACAGAAAAGGGATTTACATTAATACCATTAAGACTATATTTTAAGAACGGTTTAGTGAAAGTTGAATTAGCGGTTGCGATGGGAAAAAAGTCATACGATAAAAGAGAAGCGATTGCAAAACGGGATCTGAGTAGAGAGATGCTCAGAAAATTTAAGTAA
- a CDS encoding tyrosine--tRNA ligase, translating into MEIKPHFPPINEQLDIIKRGISEIVPEDELVQKLEKSLKENKPLKIKLGCDPTRPDLHLGHSVVLRKLAQFQQLGHQAILIIGDFTGMIGDPSGRNSARPPLSFDEARINGLTYFEQASKILHPEKTKIVYNSEWLGKMTFEDVIKLSSKYTVARMLERDDFTKRYKGGIPISMHEILYPLAQAMDSVAIESDVELGGTDQKFNLLVGRDIQREFGIAPQVILTMPLLIGTDGVEKMSKSMDNYIGIDDSPKDIFGKTLSIPDSLIYNYYELATDISNDDLKKVKEDLANKEVNPRDIKRALARKLVEMYHSLEQAELAEKEFDTIFVKKGLPDEISEFIFDNELKEIEVVELIVKVGFALTKSEARRLITQGGVSIDNEKVSDIKTIFKIEGEKILKVGKRNFIKIIGTK; encoded by the coding sequence TTGGAAATAAAACCCCATTTTCCCCCAATTAATGAACAACTTGATATTATTAAACGGGGTATATCAGAAATAGTCCCAGAAGACGAATTAGTTCAAAAACTTGAAAAATCATTAAAAGAAAATAAACCTCTCAAAATTAAACTTGGCTGCGATCCCACCCGCCCCGATCTTCATTTGGGTCACTCGGTAGTGCTTCGTAAATTGGCACAGTTCCAACAGTTAGGACATCAAGCTATATTAATTATTGGTGATTTTACCGGAATGATTGGAGACCCATCTGGAAGAAACAGCGCCAGGCCTCCCCTTTCATTTGATGAAGCAAGAATTAATGGTTTAACCTATTTTGAGCAGGCATCAAAAATTTTGCATCCCGAGAAAACTAAAATTGTGTACAACTCCGAATGGCTCGGTAAAATGACCTTTGAGGATGTTATTAAGTTGTCATCAAAATATACCGTTGCACGAATGCTGGAAAGAGACGATTTCACAAAAAGATACAAAGGTGGAATTCCAATTAGTATGCATGAAATTTTATATCCTCTTGCCCAAGCAATGGATTCTGTTGCAATTGAAAGTGATGTGGAACTTGGAGGAACAGACCAAAAATTCAATCTTTTAGTCGGGCGAGATATTCAGAGAGAATTTGGCATTGCTCCCCAAGTAATACTTACAATGCCACTGCTTATTGGAACGGATGGTGTTGAAAAGATGAGCAAATCGATGGATAATTATATAGGTATTGATGATTCGCCAAAAGATATCTTTGGAAAAACTCTATCCATCCCCGATTCTCTCATTTATAACTATTATGAGCTCGCAACAGATATATCAAATGATGATCTAAAAAAAGTAAAAGAAGATCTTGCAAATAAAGAAGTTAACCCAAGGGATATAAAAAGAGCTTTGGCTCGAAAACTGGTAGAAATGTATCATTCATTAGAACAAGCAGAATTAGCAGAAAAAGAATTTGATACCATCTTTGTGAAGAAAGGGTTACCTGATGAAATATCGGAATTTATTTTCGATAATGAGTTGAAAGAAATAGAAGTTGTTGAATTGATTGTAAAAGTAGGGTTTGCTCTCACCAAAAGCGAAGCACGCCGTTTAATAACACAAGGCGGAGTTTCAATTGATAACGAAAAAGTATCTGATATTAAAACTATCTTCAAAATTGAAGGTGAGAAAATACTTAAAGTTGGTAAACGAAATTTTATTAAAATAATAGGCACAAAATAA
- a CDS encoding TerC family protein — protein sequence MDNHFLFWVVFTVAVSIMFYIDLYATDHRHGKIGIKSSLIWSGVWILTALLFNLAIFLFLEDGKQKALEFLTAYIVEKSLSVDNLFVFLMIFSVMGIREENQPHILKWGIISAIVMRIVFILIGIELIKAFHPVIYIFGLFLLYAAYKMSFASESKVDYENNTLIKFVKKHFSVITDYHGEHFFTRKNGKLMITQLFLTFLLIETSDLIFAIDSIPAVIAISQDPFIVITSNIFAILGLRALYFALSGIAGMFYYLKYGVSIVLAYVGVKMMLVDIYKIPTIFSLSFILGCLLISVLVSLKFKNHSST from the coding sequence ATGGATAATCACTTTTTATTCTGGGTAGTATTTACTGTAGCAGTATCTATAATGTTTTATATAGATCTTTACGCTACAGATCATAGACACGGCAAAATTGGAATAAAATCAAGTCTCATTTGGAGCGGTGTTTGGATTCTCACCGCTCTCCTTTTTAATCTCGCTATATTTTTATTCTTAGAGGATGGTAAACAAAAAGCCCTCGAGTTTTTAACGGCTTATATAGTTGAAAAATCTTTATCTGTCGATAATTTATTTGTTTTTCTAATGATATTTAGTGTTATGGGAATTCGAGAAGAGAACCAGCCCCATATATTAAAATGGGGAATTATATCTGCAATTGTTATGAGAATAGTTTTCATCTTGATTGGAATAGAACTAATTAAGGCGTTTCATCCTGTAATTTACATTTTTGGGTTATTCTTACTCTACGCGGCTTACAAAATGAGTTTTGCCAGTGAATCAAAAGTTGATTATGAAAATAATACTCTTATTAAATTCGTTAAAAAACATTTTAGTGTTATAACAGATTATCATGGTGAACATTTTTTTACAAGAAAAAATGGCAAACTAATGATCACACAATTATTCCTAACATTTTTGCTTATTGAAACTTCCGATCTAATATTTGCTATTGATTCAATACCAGCAGTAATAGCAATATCTCAAGATCCATTTATTGTTATCACATCAAATATTTTCGCAATTTTAGGGCTGAGAGCTCTTTACTTTGCGTTGTCCGGTATCGCGGGAATGTTCTACTATCTCAAGTATGGTGTTTCTATTGTACTAGCTTATGTAGGTGTGAAGATGATGCTTGTGGATATTTATAAAATTCCAACAATATTTTCTCTTTCTTTCATCCTGGGATGTTTGTTGATATCAGTATTGGTATCATTAAAGTTTAAGAATCATTCCTCAACTTAA
- a CDS encoding MFS transporter, protein MLEMQKKHSNLFYAILSLPATAMGFALSIQIAALSWLMRTKYNLDLHEIGFVWAAGPLAGIIGQPIVGLISDKVWFWKGRRRPFILIGGTLAAIMLFALPNIGEISSFFGMTNIIITAVVIALTLDLAINISFNPTRSIIADVTSEGIARTKGYTWMQTISGSFGVLAYAIGAIFGNYFLIYFGVLLVILFSIIPLLFIEEPRELKSSNDKVDSGKSQTDWSQFIKLLIAHSFSWIGVQTMFVYMIGYVEQKLNPASPDETGQILSISFLILNAIGALLPAFVLEPITEKIGRVKTHIAAISIMAVGYFGIVILGTNSFIVWVLMAVAGVGWAAIVSLPFAIMSEKVDKSRMGFFMGIFNLSVVLPQLLVSLGIGIFIQNAEDKSIIFIISAVSLAISSILWFMVKEQKSSGERIIPSGH, encoded by the coding sequence ATGCTCGAAATGCAGAAAAAACATTCTAACCTGTTTTATGCAATACTGAGTTTACCGGCAACGGCAATGGGATTTGCACTTTCAATCCAAATTGCAGCACTTAGCTGGTTGATGAGAACTAAATATAATCTTGATTTACATGAAATTGGATTTGTTTGGGCTGCTGGACCTTTAGCCGGAATTATTGGACAGCCAATTGTTGGACTAATAAGTGATAAAGTTTGGTTTTGGAAAGGAAGAAGACGCCCCTTTATTCTAATTGGGGGAACTCTTGCCGCAATTATGTTATTTGCTCTACCAAATATTGGTGAAATCAGCTCTTTCTTTGGTATGACAAACATCATAATTACTGCGGTAGTAATAGCGCTTACTCTCGATTTAGCAATTAATATTTCATTTAACCCAACCCGATCAATAATTGCTGATGTTACAAGTGAAGGTATCGCTCGCACTAAAGGATATACCTGGATGCAAACTATTTCCGGTTCCTTTGGAGTTTTGGCATACGCAATAGGCGCCATATTCGGGAATTACTTTTTAATTTATTTCGGTGTTTTACTGGTAATATTATTTTCAATTATTCCTCTGCTTTTTATAGAAGAACCGCGAGAGCTAAAAAGTAGTAATGATAAAGTTGATTCCGGGAAATCACAAACCGATTGGTCTCAGTTTATAAAACTTTTAATTGCTCATTCGTTCAGTTGGATCGGTGTTCAAACAATGTTTGTTTATATGATTGGTTATGTTGAACAGAAATTAAATCCCGCTTCGCCCGATGAAACGGGGCAGATACTATCAATTTCATTTTTAATATTAAATGCGATTGGTGCATTACTTCCAGCTTTTGTGCTCGAGCCGATTACCGAAAAAATTGGTAGAGTGAAAACGCATATTGCGGCTATTTCTATTATGGCTGTCGGATATTTTGGAATTGTTATTCTTGGAACCAATTCTTTCATTGTTTGGGTTTTAATGGCGGTTGCCGGTGTTGGTTGGGCGGCAATAGTTAGTTTACCTTTCGCAATTATGTCGGAGAAAGTTGATAAAAGCAGAATGGGATTTTTTATGGGAATATTTAATTTATCTGTAGTGCTACCTCAGCTTCTCGTTAGTTTGGGCATTGGAATATTTATTCAGAACGCTGAAGATAAAAGCATAATATTTATAATAAGTGCGGTCTCCTTGGCAATTTCATCGATATTGTGGTTTATGGTTAAGGAACAAAAAAGCAGCGGTGAACGTATTATCCCCTCGGGTCATTAA